From one Rhopalosiphum padi isolate XX-2018 chromosome 2, ASM2088224v1, whole genome shotgun sequence genomic stretch:
- the LOC132919861 gene encoding telomere length regulation protein TEL2 homolog: MWKVRELADKVTNVVLNYTEIEAKVREATNDEAWGPTGNLMQEVAQATFMFEHFPEVMGMLWKRMLHENKKNWRRTYKSLLLLNYLVKNGSERVVTSAREHIYDLRGLENYSFVDEFGKDQGINIRHKVRELIDFVQDDDKLREERKKAKKNKDKYIGLSSEAMGYKGSGVEKWDDAPRWKKDSNNEFSDKKSASTLGFEESPNNSDENDIVDSEPELDLPHKPSAEAYKDHSMSPTKIQSPAKHRTPIKRIDLGAAAHYGKTQTVINSPVSTNNPLDTETSSVDLLNIVGNSNKQSNDFGDFNAVFSAAPNIDTAVENNSTTNDEFADFSSAFTQSMSLNSNSTNLSNQKTISNSDLLTSLPQTSTNGTSRNLLDLNFDALDNTATGMMLKTLLESIHQRSDSNIKRILQEFIEYLPGPMTPQKFTKLDCYPNYSQVIKVYSQILEIILEQINFVDYIDLISPIFAPDGGTLEMLDISLHILLNYVTSNVLSFKTDNAIELISLILTSDFIKSSLITETLNSNHNRFMVVIEFVLSLPHRLANKVGKNIPKLFTPVEFSNRIMYHILFVIDQLSQFYILENKKPNTKPLSIIFGKTIASYLQNDFATSLEILECWCLDENYAVIIRNILSEVDRRAIDRLGYLFCRKLSTSNSLYNLISNAVSDVPNWNYTLCKKMIFLFYHEDNNIVLNLMNYLYLVQKHSNSNILSTIILDLVQIWGDKSALSHTPFEQHLYLSKLIIIGSVCLSNIALDDEFKRNLEIKLFEGVPIHLESSEEKVRTIGMIVAEIIIGLVKRNEKEGAPTLNFEYDKLQEESKLIVKSLNELKDFKNSNELVFNDAFKMLKNFFKDLKIIKTPCSNTKSTCHEKIVENTNNTIENILDSDDDEFEPYDLSNDVEMDVKNRPKYVRDLIDGFNEQKDSKVWLGSLEASESLIKSQLPNDDISFAIELLTLLISMEQQFYKDNFESLRYQSAVAVVTTFPYDCAKHLCHLFYDSIGKYAVSHRILILNVLTGSAKELSGFQKIEEKQEEQITEVNTSKYWEDIIKKRVQLKTRIISNPRKPIKCQSNRFVSIADAFFFPLIRGNLIEPIVSQQIDNAKQLNILGVHLLNSLSVILCCAVNSTHATRMGVELLEWTWSLRFHKDVKIRIAVMGCLAAVLLSVPKSRLVDLGSSLVEFVMWLENVVTSEGVLNKVDNEVNQEARQFAIQVLLLYRNVVGDQNMFS, translated from the exons ATGTGGAAAGTTCGAGAACTCGCCGATAAAGT gaccAATGTAGTCCTCAACTATACAGAAATTGAAGCTAAAGTTAGAGAAGCCACTAATGATGAAGCTTGGGGTCCAACAG GTAACTTAATGCAAGAAGTAGCACAAGCAACATTTATGTTTGAGCATTTCCCCGAAGTTATGGGAATGTTATGGAAACGAATGTTACACGAGAACAAGAAAAACTGGCGAAGGACTTACAAG agtcTATTATTGCTAAATTATCTAGTTAAAAACGGATCTGAAAGAGTGGTTACATCAGCACGTgaacatatttatgatttaagagGATTAGAAAACTATTCTTTTGTTGATGAATTTGGTAAAGATCAAGGAATAAATATAAG gCATAAAGTGAGGGAGCTGATTGATTTTGTACAAGATGATGATAAGTTGCGAGAAGAAagaaaaaaagctaaaaaaaataaagacaaatatATTGGACTATCCAGTGAAGCTATGGGTTATAAAGGATCAG gaGTTGAAAAGTGGGATGATGCACCTAGGTGGAAAAAAGACAGTAATAATGAATTTAGTGACAAAAAAAGTGCTAGTACTCTAGGTTTTGAAGAATCGCCTAATaacag tgATGAAAATGATATAGTGGATTCAGAACCAGAACTTGATTTACCACATAAACCATCTGCAGAAGCTTATAAAGATCATAGTATGTCACCTACCAAAATTCAAAGTCCAGCTAAACATAGAACACCTATTAAACGCATTGATTTGGGTGCAGCTGCACATTATGGCAAAACACAAACTGTGATCAACTCTCCAGTGTCTACCAATAATCCTTTAGATACAGAAACAAGCTCTGTTGATTTGTTGAATATTGTAGGCAACAGCAATAAGCAATCAAATGATTTTGGAGATTTTAATGCAGTTTTTAGTGCTGCTCCTAATATTGACACTGCAGtagaaaataatag TACCACTAATGATGAATTTGCTGATTTTAGTTCAGCATTTACTCAATCTATGTCTTTAAACAGCAATTCAACTAATTTAT ctAACCAAAAAACTATTTCTAACTCTGATCTCCTAACATCGTTACCACAGACATCTACAAATGGAACAAGCCGTAACTTGTTAGATTTGAACTTTGACGCTTTAGATAACACAG CAACTGGAATGATGTTGAAGACACTTCTAGAATCCATTCACCAACGTTCagattcaaatattaaaagaattttgcaagaatttattgaatatttgccAGGTCCAATGACTCCacaaaaatttacaaaactCGATTGTTACCCAAATTATTCTCAAGTTATCAAAGTATACAGCcaaatacttgaaataattttagaacaaattaattttgttgattaCATCGATTTAATTTCACCAATATTTGCTCCGGACGGTGGTACTTTGGAAATGTTAGACATAtcactacatattttattgaactatgTCACTTCAAATGTATTATCTTTTAAAACTGATAATGCCATAGAATTAATCAGCTTAATATTAACAagtgattttataaaatcttcATTAATCACTGAAACTTTAAATTCTAACCATAATCGTTTTATGGTCGTTATTGAATTTGTATTGTCGTTGCCACATAGACTTGCCAATAAAGTTGGCAAGAATATACCTAAATTGTTTACACCTGTAGAATTTTCTAATAGaataatgtatcatatattGTTTGTCATCGATCAATTGagccaattttatattttggaaaACAAAAAACCTAATACAAAGCCACTTTCAATCATTTTTGGCAAAACTATTGCTTCTTATCTTCAAAATGATTTTGCTACTTCTTTGGAAATTTTAGAATGTTGGTGTTTAGATGAAAACTATGCTGTCATTATAAGGAATATTCTCTCAGAAGTTGACCGACGAGCAATCGATAGACTTGGTTATTTGTTTTGTCGTAAATTATCAACATCTAATTCATTATATAATCTTATTTCAAATGCAGTGAGTGATGTACCTAACTGGAATTATACTTTGtgcaaaaaaatgatatttcttttttatcatGAAGAcaacaatatagtattaaatctaATGAACTATTTATACTTGGTTCAAAAACATTctaattctaatatattaagtacCATAATCTTAGACCTTGTTCAAATTTGGGGAGATAAAAGTGCTTTGTCTCATACACCTTTTGAACAACATTTATACTTatcaaaacttattattattggttcaGTATGTCTATCAAATATAGCATTGGATGATGAGTTTAAAAGAAATCTTGAGATTAAACTCTTTGAAGGTGTTCCAATTCATCTAGAGAGTTCAGAAGAAAAAGTTCGAACCATAGGAATGATAGTGGCAGAGATTATTATTGGTCTTGTAAAGCGGAATGAAAAAGAAGGGGCACCAACTTTAAATTTTGAGTACGACAAATTACAGGAAGAATCTAAATTGATAGTAAAATCATTGAACgaattaaaagattttaaaaatagcaatgaattagtatttaatgatgcttttaaaatgttaaaaaacttttttaaagacTTAAAGATTATCAAAACTCCATGTTCCAATACAAAAAGTACATGTCATGAAAAAATAGTGGAAAACACAAACAATACaatcgaaaatattttagatagcGATGATGATGAATTTGAGCCGTATGATTTATCTAATGATGTTGAAATGGATGTAAAAAATAGACCTAAGTATGTACGTGATCTTATTGATGGTTTCAATGAACAAAAAGATAGTAAGGTGTGGCTTGGCAGTTTAGAAGCATCTGAAAGTCTTATTAAATCACAATTGCCCAATGATGACATTTCATTTGCCATTGAGCTGTTGACGTTATTAATCAGTATGGAACAACAATTTTACAAAGATAATTTTGAGAGCCTGAGATATCAATCTGCTGTTGCTGTAGTAACTACTTTTCCTTATGATTGTGCTAAACACCTTTGCCACCTTTTTTATGATTCTATCGGTAAATATGCAGTTTCTCATcgcattttaatactaaatgtaTTAACTGGTTCTGCTAAAGAATTATCAGGCTTTCAAAAGATTGAAGAGAAACAAGAAGAACAAATCACAGAAGTGAATACTTCAAAGTATTGGGaagatattatcaaaaaaagagTTCAGTTAAAGACCAGAATAATTTCCAATCCTAGAAAACCTATAAAATGTCAAAGTAATCGTTTTGTATCTATAGCTGATGCATTTTTCTTCCCTCTTATTCGTGGGAATTTAATTGAACCAATTGTTTCTCAACAAATTGATAATGCCAAACAGTTAAACATTCTTGgtgtacatttattaaattctttatCAGTTATCCTATGCTGTGCAGTTAATTCTACGCATGCAACCCGTATGGGTGTAGAGCTTTTAGAATGGACATGGTCATTAAGATTTCATAAAGACGTTAAGATAAGAATTGCCGTTATGGGCTGTCTAGCTGCCGTCTTGTTGTCTGTGCCTAAATCTAGATTAGTTGATTTGGGAAGCTCATTAGTTGAATTTGTAATGTGGTTGGAAAACGTTGTCACATCTGAAGGAGTATTGAATAAAGTTGATAATGAAGTCAATCAAGAAGCAAGACAATTTGCCATTCAAGTTCTGTTACTTTATAGAAATGTTGTTGGTGATCAAAATATGTTctcataa
- the LOC132923246 gene encoding RNA-binding protein squid-like isoform X1, giving the protein MADNQQQNGSQQFENAADAQQQQQHLNGTSENSTTNNDSGQFECVRDDDRKIFVGGLKGETTEKDLSEHFGQFGEIENINVKVDAATGRARGFAFIVYKTMEGLDNALACTNHVINDKKIDPKKAKARHVKLFVGGLSPDLTDDDIKDYFKRYAPLVNAEMPFDKVKNQRKGFCFVTFDCMQAVTEILKTPKHVINGKQVDVKKAALKVEPYGMMPGASGPMRGMRGNVRGRGGRGGFLPQSGYAPGAPGYGYGGYDYYNQYTGYSPDYSYSYGYPSYGAGAGADYQYGGYEPPAPRGVHGNRGGKDFPQRKPVKTSA; this is encoded by the exons ATGGCCGACAACCAGCAACAAAACGGCTCGCAACAGTTTGAAAACGCCGCCGACGcgcaacagcaacaacagcacCTAAATGGCACCTCCGAAAATTCCACAACAAACAATGATTCTGGACAATTTGAATGCGTCCGGGATGATGACAG aaaaatatttgttggaGGGCTCAAAGGAGAAACTACTGAAA aagATTTAAGTGAACATTTTGGTCAATTTggtgaaattgaaaatattaatgtcaAAGTAGATGCTGCCACTGGTCGAGCGAGAGGGTTTGCTTTCATAGTATACAAGACAATGGAAGGCCTAGATAAT gctTTGGCGTGCACTAATCATGTAATCAATGACAAGAAAATTGACCCCAAAAAAGCTAAAGCACGAcatgttaaattatttgttggAGGATTGTCTCCAGATTTAACTGATGATGACATCAAAGATTATTTCAAACGTTATGCACCTCTGGTGAATGCGGAGATGCCATTTGATAAAGTTAAAAACCAACGAAAAGGTTTCTGCTTTGTTACGTTTGATTGCATGCAGGCAGttacagaaatattaaaaacgccAAAACATGTGATTAATGGCAAACAa gtTGATGTTAAAAAAGCAGCATTAAAAGTAGAGCCTTATGGAATGATGCCTGGTGCTTCAGGACCTATGAGAGGAATGCGAGGGAATGTTAGGGGTCGAGGAGGTAGAGgag gtTTTCTACCTCAATCTGGATACGCCCCCGGTGCTCCTGGTTACGGCTATGGAG GATATGATTATTACAATCAATATACAGGATACAGTCCTGATTACAGTTATAGTTATGGTTATCCAAGTTATGGCGCTGGTGCTGGAGcag attaccaGTATGGAGGCTATGAACCACCTGCACCACGTGGTGTCCATGGAAATCGTGGAGGAAAAG ATTTTCCTCAAAGGAAACCCGTCAAGACGTCAGCTTAA
- the LOC132923246 gene encoding RNA-binding protein squid-like isoform X2, whose amino-acid sequence MADNQQQNGSQQFENAADAQQQQQHLNGTSENSTTNNDSGQFECVRDDDRKIFVGGLKGETTEKDLSEHFGQFGEIENINVKVDAATGRARGFAFIVYKTMEGLDNALACTNHVINDKKIDPKKAKARHVKLFVGGLSPDLTDDDIKDYFKRYAPLVNAEMPFDKVKNQRKGFCFVTFDCMQAVTEILKTPKHVINGKQVDVKKAALKVEPYGMMPGASGPMRGMRGNVRGRGGRGGYDYYNQYTGYSPDYSYSYGYPSYGAGAGADYQYGGYEPPAPRGVHGNRGGKDFPQRKPVKTSA is encoded by the exons ATGGCCGACAACCAGCAACAAAACGGCTCGCAACAGTTTGAAAACGCCGCCGACGcgcaacagcaacaacagcacCTAAATGGCACCTCCGAAAATTCCACAACAAACAATGATTCTGGACAATTTGAATGCGTCCGGGATGATGACAG aaaaatatttgttggaGGGCTCAAAGGAGAAACTACTGAAA aagATTTAAGTGAACATTTTGGTCAATTTggtgaaattgaaaatattaatgtcaAAGTAGATGCTGCCACTGGTCGAGCGAGAGGGTTTGCTTTCATAGTATACAAGACAATGGAAGGCCTAGATAAT gctTTGGCGTGCACTAATCATGTAATCAATGACAAGAAAATTGACCCCAAAAAAGCTAAAGCACGAcatgttaaattatttgttggAGGATTGTCTCCAGATTTAACTGATGATGACATCAAAGATTATTTCAAACGTTATGCACCTCTGGTGAATGCGGAGATGCCATTTGATAAAGTTAAAAACCAACGAAAAGGTTTCTGCTTTGTTACGTTTGATTGCATGCAGGCAGttacagaaatattaaaaacgccAAAACATGTGATTAATGGCAAACAa gtTGATGTTAAAAAAGCAGCATTAAAAGTAGAGCCTTATGGAATGATGCCTGGTGCTTCAGGACCTATGAGAGGAATGCGAGGGAATGTTAGGGGTCGAGGAGGTAGAGgag GATATGATTATTACAATCAATATACAGGATACAGTCCTGATTACAGTTATAGTTATGGTTATCCAAGTTATGGCGCTGGTGCTGGAGcag attaccaGTATGGAGGCTATGAACCACCTGCACCACGTGGTGTCCATGGAAATCGTGGAGGAAAAG ATTTTCCTCAAAGGAAACCCGTCAAGACGTCAGCTTAA
- the LOC132923246 gene encoding RNA-binding protein squid-like isoform X3 yields MADNQQQNGSQQFENAADAQQQQQHLNGTSENSTTNNDSGQFECVRDDDRKIFVGGLKGETTEKDLSEHFGQFGEIENINVKVDAATGRARGFAFIVYKTMEGLDNALACTNHVINDKKIDPKKAKARHVKLFVGGLSPDLTDDDIKDYFKRYAPLVNAEMPFDKVKNQRKGFCFVTFDCMQAVTEILKTPKHVINGKQVDVKKAALKVEPYGMMPGASGPMRGMRGNVRGRGGRGGYDYYNQYTGYSPDYSYSYGYPSYGAGAGADYQYGGYEPPAPRGVHGNRGGKGKP; encoded by the exons ATGGCCGACAACCAGCAACAAAACGGCTCGCAACAGTTTGAAAACGCCGCCGACGcgcaacagcaacaacagcacCTAAATGGCACCTCCGAAAATTCCACAACAAACAATGATTCTGGACAATTTGAATGCGTCCGGGATGATGACAG aaaaatatttgttggaGGGCTCAAAGGAGAAACTACTGAAA aagATTTAAGTGAACATTTTGGTCAATTTggtgaaattgaaaatattaatgtcaAAGTAGATGCTGCCACTGGTCGAGCGAGAGGGTTTGCTTTCATAGTATACAAGACAATGGAAGGCCTAGATAAT gctTTGGCGTGCACTAATCATGTAATCAATGACAAGAAAATTGACCCCAAAAAAGCTAAAGCACGAcatgttaaattatttgttggAGGATTGTCTCCAGATTTAACTGATGATGACATCAAAGATTATTTCAAACGTTATGCACCTCTGGTGAATGCGGAGATGCCATTTGATAAAGTTAAAAACCAACGAAAAGGTTTCTGCTTTGTTACGTTTGATTGCATGCAGGCAGttacagaaatattaaaaacgccAAAACATGTGATTAATGGCAAACAa gtTGATGTTAAAAAAGCAGCATTAAAAGTAGAGCCTTATGGAATGATGCCTGGTGCTTCAGGACCTATGAGAGGAATGCGAGGGAATGTTAGGGGTCGAGGAGGTAGAGgag GATATGATTATTACAATCAATATACAGGATACAGTCCTGATTACAGTTATAGTTATGGTTATCCAAGTTATGGCGCTGGTGCTGGAGcag attaccaGTATGGAGGCTATGAACCACCTGCACCACGTGGTGTCCATGGAAATCGTGGAGGAAAAGGTAAACCCTAA